From a region of the Helianthus annuus cultivar XRQ/B chromosome 5, HanXRQr2.0-SUNRISE, whole genome shotgun sequence genome:
- the LOC110943541 gene encoding uncharacterized protein LOC110943541: protein MVEIGESSKRNKGKRGKKDNKGKAKVNNLGPKKGAVKKKHAPFQGWCAFDSNDNRRNGYDEEVNVMGENPKGWFVDTGATRHVCGDKALFSTFKEATGEEKLYMGNKATASIKGESTVFLKMTSGKELTLTNVLYVLDIRKNLVSGWMLNKFGFRLVLNRTILFLLDVVHLSERVTPLMECLK, encoded by the exons ATGGTAGAAATTGGGGAGTCCTCAAAGCGCAATAAGGGTAAACGGGGTAAGAAGGACAACAAGGggaaagcaaaggttaacaaccTTGGACCGAAAAAGGGGGCTGTGAAAAAGAAGCATGCGCCTTTCCAAG GATGGTGTGCCTTTGATAGCAATGATAACCGAAGAAACGGCTATGATGAAGAAGTCAACGTGATGGGTGAAAACCCAAAAGGATGGTTCGTTGACACGGGTGCAACCCGCCATGTTTGCGGAGATAAGGCTCTTTTCTCAACATTCAAGGAAGCGACGGGTGAAGAAAAGCTTTATATGGGAAATAAAGCTACCGCAAGCATCAAGGGGGAAAGCACTGTCTTCCTGAAGATGACTTCTGGCAAGGAGCTTACCTTGACCAACGTGTTGTATGTCCTAGATATAAGGAAGAATCTCGTATCGGGATGgatgctcaacaagtttggatttcgtctAGTGTTGAATCGGACAATTTTGTTCCTTCTAGACGTGGTACATTTATCGGAAAGGGTTACGCCCTTAAtggaatgtttaaaatga